Part of the Pseudomonadota bacterium genome is shown below.
CGCCGAGCCGCTCGCCGTAGGGCGGGTTCGTCACGACGCGGCCCGGCGGATCGAGCCGCGCCAGATCGCGCAGCTCCGCGCGGCGGATCGCGACGACGTCGTCCGCTCCCGCGCCCCGCAGCGCGGCCGCGGTCGTGCGGATCGCCTCCTCGGAGACGTCGGAGCCGCGGATCGGCACGCCGTCGAGATCGCGGATCCGGGCCCGCGCGTCGGCCTTCACGCCGCTCCACAGCAGCCGGTCGAACGACGGGTGGCTCTCGAGGCCGAACCGCCTGCCGAGGAGGCCGGGCGCGACACCCTTCGCGATCAGCGCGGCCTCGACCAGGATGGTGCCGGAGCCGCACATCGGATCGACGAGCGGCTCGGCGCCCGTGTACCCGGCGAGCAGGAGCACGCCCGCGGCCAGCGTCTCCTTGAGCGGAGCCTCGGCGCCGAACGACGGCCGGTAGCCGCGCCGGTGCAGCCGCTCCCCGGACGTGTCCCAGCTCAGCGTGCACGTGTCGTCGACGATCCGCGCGTTGAGCAGCAGGTCCGGCGCCTTCGGGTCGACGTTCGGCCGGCGGCCGCACTTGTCGCGGAACCAGTCGACGACGCCGTCCTTCACGACGCGGGAGACGAACTGCGTGTGGCTGAGCCCGGAGCGGTTGCTCACCGCGTCCACGGCGAGCGTCTTGTCGAGATCGAGGTGCGCGTCCCACGCGATGGCGCGCACGCCGCCGTAGAGCGCGGCGCGGTCGGCCGCGTCGAACGTCGCGATCCGCACGAGCACGCGGTGGGCGGTCCGCAGCTCGAGGTTCGCGCGGTACGCGAGCCGGAGATCGCCCGTGAAGGCGGCGCCGCGGGCCCCGGGCTCGATCGACGCGGCGCCGAGCCTGACGAGCTCCTCCGCGAGCACGCCCTCGAGCCCGGCCGACGTCGTGGCGAACATCTCGAGGCCGCCCTCGGGGCGCTCCTCTCGTTTCCTCCGGCGAACGGCTGGGCGGGCTGCTCTCAAGGCTCGGCCTCAGCCCCGGCGCTTCGAGCGGAGCTGCCTCGCGGCGGAGACGATCGCGCGCGGGACGTCCCGGCTGCTCTCGAGCATGCGCACGTCGTTCGGCCGCAGGTGGTTGAGGAACTGCAGCGCGTCCTGCATCGGCGTGCGCGGGTTGTTCACGAGGTTCAGCTTGATCTGGTACAGCTTCGTCCATTCGCGCCTGTGGGCGATGTAGCGGACCGCCTCCTCCGGCAGGGAGCGCGCCTTGGAGAACCGGATGATCTCCGAGTCGCCGATGCCCGGCGACTTGAGCACGGCCATGACCACGAGCTTGTTCGAGTCGCGCACGAGCACCGCGCGCTGGTTCGAGTTGCCGAGCGTGGCGACGCGGATCTTCTGCGACACGCTGAGCCCCGACAGCGACGCCTCCATCCTCGTGACGTGCTGCCCCTCCTGGCCGGCGATCGCCGGGAGCTCGCCGCGCTCGATCGCGGCGAGGATGTCGTCCACCATGGCCCCGTCGAGGTTCTTCGCGACCTCGTCGCCGAGCACCGACAGGAACTCGAGGTCCTCGTCGACCGGGTGATCGTTTTCGTCGAGCGCCTCGAGCTCCTCCTCCTTCGGCGCGGGGGTCGCGCCGAGCACGGCGGCCTTGATCTCGGCGAAGGTCGGGATGCCGTCGAGCGTGAGGCCGTTGCGCACCGCGAGCTCGATGGCGCGATCCACGGACGACATGCGGGCGCCAGCGTTCAGGTAGAGCATCTCGATGATCTGCGGGCAGCGCAGCAGCCGCTCCTCGTTGGAGAACACGATCTCGAGGACGCGCTCCGACTTGATCTGGCCCGAGAGCCAGGC
Proteins encoded:
- a CDS encoding THUMP domain-containing protein, producing the protein MRAARPAVRRRKREERPEGGLEMFATTSAGLEGVLAEELVRLGAASIEPGARGAAFTGDLRLAYRANLELRTAHRVLVRIATFDAADRAALYGGVRAIAWDAHLDLDKTLAVDAVSNRSGLSHTQFVSRVVKDGVVDWFRDKCGRRPNVDPKAPDLLLNARIVDDTCTLSWDTSGERLHRRGYRPSFGAEAPLKETLAAGVLLLAGYTGAEPLVDPMCGSGTILVEAALIAKGVAPGLLGRRFGLESHPSFDRLLWSGVKADARARIRDLDGVPIRGSDVSEEAIRTTAAALRGAGADDVVAIRRAELRDLARLDPPGRVVTNPPYGERLGDLGQLGTLYSELGDVLKRRCAGLTAHVLTGSKFLAGKIGLHPERRDTLWNGALECRLLHFKLY